The Chitinophagales bacterium genome includes a region encoding these proteins:
- a CDS encoding type II toxin-antitoxin system RelE/ParE family toxin, which translates to MVQRIFARTEILKHSPFTGTKVSEMNDDNIRHLLEGSYRIIYEIHSKDEVEILTVFHGGRLLQNKLGNNFLKPVGIRVIITSDLESIDTKFIEELSNSTNQQSRVEEADRRSNDKV; encoded by the coding sequence ATGGTTCAAAGAATTTTTGCCAGAACTGAAATCCTCAAGCATTCACCTTTTACCGGAACTAAAGTTTCCGAAATGAATGATGATAACATTCGTCACCTTTTAGAAGGCAGTTATCGCATTATTTATGAAATCCATTCTAAAGATGAAGTTGAAATTCTTACCGTTTTTCATGGCGGACGACTGCTTCAGAATAAGTTAGGAAATAATTTCTTGAAACCAGTAGGAATACGAGTCATAATAACAAGTGATCTAGAATCTATTGATACAAAATTCATTGAAGAACTATCCAATTCAACTAACCAGCAAAGTAGAGTTGAAGAAGCGGATAGAAGATCTAATGACAAGGTGTAA